A single Candidatus Tanganyikabacteria bacterium DNA region contains:
- a CDS encoding endonuclease/exonuclease/phosphatase family protein — translation MGEIPRVGSAPNAAARILGRALKPASQAGPGIPGDSLQLASPPPIRVITFNTAVGNSKIKTPQASFPDLPFYQEIINGHPDAPILAGQEIGTRQLDRLKALSKNGSFQVVATYAHPGQANMVLVPRRFEVLGYQHRTYGMSHLRGFWNGLKGWFTGKGTPHWSQMFEPRKYTELRLRDRESGREFTLFNTHTSYYGPLKVEQNTQLFAAARAAKARGPVIVAGDLNTRAADNARPDKYDSDARVLAQMGDFKDMGPPSKSQWPRPNIDWILADGFSPVTSRVHTGDSLSLPGSPNAELVSDHYAEEDTLRFD, via the coding sequence ATGGGCGAGATACCGCGGGTCGGTTCCGCGCCCAACGCGGCGGCGCGGATCCTCGGCCGCGCGCTCAAACCCGCGAGCCAGGCGGGGCCCGGCATCCCTGGCGACTCGCTGCAACTCGCCTCGCCGCCGCCAATCCGGGTGATCACCTTCAACACGGCGGTCGGCAACTCCAAGATCAAGACGCCCCAGGCTTCCTTCCCGGATCTGCCGTTCTACCAGGAAATCATCAACGGCCATCCCGACGCTCCCATCCTGGCCGGCCAGGAAATAGGCACCAGGCAACTCGATCGCCTGAAAGCCCTGTCGAAGAACGGCAGCTTCCAGGTCGTGGCCACCTACGCCCATCCGGGGCAGGCGAACATGGTCCTGGTGCCAAGGCGTTTCGAGGTGCTCGGCTACCAGCACAGGACCTACGGGATGTCGCACCTGCGCGGGTTCTGGAACGGCCTCAAGGGCTGGTTCACCGGCAAGGGCACGCCCCACTGGAGCCAGATGTTCGAACCGCGCAAGTACACCGAGTTGCGGCTGCGCGATCGCGAGTCCGGGCGCGAGTTCACGCTCTTCAACACCCACACCTCGTACTACGGGCCGCTCAAGGTGGAGCAGAACACGCAACTGTTCGCCGCGGCCCGCGCCGCCAAGGCGCGCGGCCCGGTGATCGTGGCCGGCGACCTCAACACCCGCGCCGCCGACAACGCGCGGCCCGACAAGTACGATTCGGACGCCCGCGTGCTGGCGCAGATGGGTGATTTCAAGGACATGGGCCCGCCGTCGAAATCCCAGTGGCCGCGCCCCAACATCGACTGGATCCTGGCCGACGGCTTCTCGCCGGTCACCAGCCGCGTCCACACCGGCGACTCCCTGTCCCTACCCGGCTCGCCGAATGCCGAACTGGTCAGCGACCACTACGCCGAGGAAGACACGCTCCGCTTCGACTGA
- a CDS encoding S8 family serine peptidase: MIGYARALVAVVAAISATVGCGLAAPAPSLGQKPGMNNRPVADTLASKFVGRLSHAQPSEVIVTSRTGAPVQLPGTQTIATMVVGGKHVSLARPVAGTTLQAIVDGNRSNPVADVAQNDMWWAQAGAPASTPGAPPADEYQSMQFGLARMDVAGAWKVTQGNPDLVVAVLDTGVDYNHPEFAGRIVKGPNFAYRKPEPTTPGSGAPGASVQAGNDAPSPAAPRQQLPGVPQATGPDDPIDDFGHGTHVAGIIAAAADGRGVVGVAPRVKIMAVKVLGPTGGGTTWDIAQGIHHAVSKGAKIVNLSLGGPTSNGFVELLVADARAKGVLVVAAAGNNGWNLDGPPVNAGIVQVPHTIYPAMYKGAMAVGATDDQDKLGNFSNYGKKVAVTAPGVKILSTMPTTPCAMSVSGGFLKNYDVMSGTSMAAPMAAGAAALVMSAHPDWTPDQVEEALMRTADKVGPEPFFGKGRVNVGKAVL; encoded by the coding sequence ATGATCGGATACGCTCGCGCCCTGGTGGCGGTCGTCGCCGCAATCAGCGCCACGGTAGGTTGCGGCCTGGCTGCGCCGGCCCCGAGCCTGGGCCAGAAACCGGGCATGAACAACCGGCCCGTCGCCGACACCCTGGCGTCGAAGTTCGTCGGGCGCCTCTCGCACGCGCAGCCGAGCGAGGTCATCGTGACCAGTCGCACCGGCGCCCCGGTGCAGTTGCCCGGCACCCAGACCATCGCCACGATGGTCGTCGGCGGGAAGCACGTCAGCCTCGCCCGCCCGGTGGCCGGCACCACCCTCCAGGCCATCGTGGACGGAAATCGCAGCAACCCCGTCGCCGACGTCGCGCAGAACGACATGTGGTGGGCGCAGGCGGGTGCCCCAGCGAGCACGCCAGGCGCGCCGCCGGCCGACGAGTACCAGTCGATGCAGTTCGGTCTGGCCAGGATGGACGTGGCGGGCGCGTGGAAGGTCACCCAGGGCAACCCCGACCTGGTTGTGGCCGTGCTGGATACGGGCGTGGACTACAACCACCCCGAGTTCGCCGGCCGCATCGTCAAGGGGCCCAACTTCGCGTACCGGAAACCCGAGCCGACGACTCCCGGGAGCGGCGCCCCCGGCGCCTCGGTGCAAGCCGGCAATGACGCTCCGTCGCCGGCGGCGCCCAGGCAGCAGTTGCCGGGCGTGCCGCAGGCCACCGGGCCGGACGATCCCATCGACGATTTCGGGCATGGCACGCACGTCGCGGGCATCATCGCGGCGGCCGCCGACGGCCGGGGCGTCGTGGGCGTCGCGCCCAGGGTCAAGATCATGGCCGTGAAGGTGCTGGGCCCGACGGGCGGCGGCACGACCTGGGACATCGCGCAAGGCATCCATCACGCCGTCTCGAAGGGCGCGAAGATCGTGAACCTGTCGCTGGGCGGCCCGACTTCCAACGGCTTCGTGGAGTTGCTGGTCGCCGACGCCCGCGCCAAGGGCGTCCTGGTGGTCGCGGCCGCGGGCAACAACGGCTGGAACCTCGACGGGCCGCCGGTCAACGCCGGGATAGTCCAGGTGCCGCACACCATCTACCCGGCCATGTACAAGGGCGCGATGGCCGTCGGCGCCACCGACGACCAGGACAAGCTGGGCAACTTCTCGAACTACGGCAAGAAGGTCGCCGTGACGGCGCCCGGGGTCAAGATCCTCTCGACCATGCCGACCACCCCCTGCGCGATGAGCGTCTCGGGCGGCTTCCTCAAGAACTACGACGTCATGAGCGGCACGAGCATGGCGGCCCCGATGGCCGCCGGGGCGGCCGCCCTGGTCATGAGCGCTCACCCCGACTGGACGCCCGACCAGGTCGAGGAAGCCCTGATGCGCACGGCCGACAAGGTGGGCCCCGAGCCGTTCTTCGGCAAGGGTCGGGTTAACGTGGGCAAGGCCGTCCTGTAA
- a CDS encoding Uma2 family endonuclease, which yields MAVAEIRLKKWTREEWHRLIDLGVLDDLRVELLDGDIVEMSPQSEVHAGTVRIAAKTLDRAFGDEYTVSTQLPLALGGDELSEPEPDITVSHGSVREFARRHPEFPILIVEVAVSSEEKDRRVKASLYARAGRPEYWILVPEKETLEVYRDPVRDGKGFYDGWSYGTVATLRKGDAIAPLSLPGAEIPVADLLP from the coding sequence ATGGCCGTGGCCGAAATTCGCCTCAAGAAATGGACGCGCGAGGAGTGGCACCGCCTCATCGACCTCGGGGTCCTCGACGACCTCCGGGTCGAGTTGCTCGACGGGGACATCGTGGAAATGAGCCCGCAGTCCGAAGTCCATGCGGGCACCGTGCGCATCGCAGCCAAGACCCTCGACAGGGCGTTTGGAGACGAGTACACCGTCAGCACTCAGCTACCGCTCGCCCTTGGCGGCGATGAGCTATCGGAGCCCGAGCCTGACATCACCGTTTCCCACGGTTCGGTCAGGGAGTTCGCCCGGAGGCATCCCGAGTTCCCCATACTCATCGTGGAGGTCGCGGTCTCTTCGGAGGAAAAGGATCGCAGGGTCAAGGCCAGCCTCTACGCTCGCGCCGGCCGGCCGGAATACTGGATCCTGGTGCCCGAGAAGGAGACGCTCGAGGTCTACCGGGATCCGGTGCGCGACGGCAAGGGCTTCTACGATGGCTGGTCGTACGGGACCGTCGCCACGCTGCGCAAGGGCGACGCGATCGCCCCCCTTTCGCTGCCCGGCGCCGAAATCCCCGTCGCCGACCTGCTCCCGTAG
- the rpsO gene encoding 30S ribosomal protein S15, with protein sequence MPLLAEDKKAVIDTHKLSDGDTGSAEVQIALLTKRISQLSDHLKQNAKDFASRRGLLKMVGRRRRLLNYLQKSELSRYRAIVAKLGLRK encoded by the coding sequence TTGCCCCTGCTAGCGGAAGATAAGAAAGCCGTCATCGACACCCACAAGCTCTCCGACGGCGATACCGGCTCCGCCGAAGTGCAGATTGCCCTGCTGACCAAGCGCATCAGCCAGCTATCCGACCACCTCAAGCAAAACGCCAAGGACTTCGCGTCGCGTCGCGGCCTGCTCAAGATGGTCGGGCGCCGGCGCCGGTTGCTCAACTACCTGCAAAAGAGCGAGTTGAGCCGGTACCGGGCCATCGTGGCCAAGCTGGGACTGCGCAAGTGA